The nucleotide sequence AACAATGCCCCACTTATTCCGAAACGGACATAATTCATCCATTCGATTTGTGAAAATTTAATGCCTTGCATCATGATCAATGCTGTATACGTAACAGAATAGGTGGCGATAATCCAAAGAACAGCCCTAAAGAGTGTTCCCCGACGATAAATGGCTTGCACATTGACTATTCCGACAATTCCTGCAATAAAATTCAGGAAAATAAATTCAAACCCGTTAGGTGCCAAAAAGCCGATCAATAATGTGGATACCATGAAAATAAACGTTGCCGTACGGGCATCGAAAAAAGTACATATAATAATAGGTATCAATATAAAAGGAAGATTATACAAGCTGAAATATCCATTACGCACCACCAAACAGGATATCCCGACAAACATAACCATCATCAGCAGGAGAAAACCTGTCCGCAATGTACTCCGGAATATATCCTTACGGAAAAACATCAGGTAAATGTATACCAGCATAAAACAAAGCGTAATGACGGATATCTGCCCTACAAGTATCTGGCTGAAATTACCGGATGTGCCTACCTTATGTTCAAATTCATACTTTAATGAAGTCAACTGAATGAACTTTTCATCATTGACGATCTCTCCATTAGCAATTATTTTACGATTAGTGGGTATCACTCCTTTTGTAGGAGATATCTTTTTTATACTTTCAGATTTGGCAGTATTGGTAATTTCTGCATTATAAAAAACATTGGGCTGGAGAAATTCATTCAAATCAAGACCTTTCAGAAAATTCCGTTCCTCTTCATGCTCCATCAGGTCCAATTGACTTATAATTAAACTATAAGCCGTTTTCGGAGTAAATACATCACTTCGATTCATTTCTTCTCCGACATTGTTTCTGATGATCATCACCTGTTTGGATAAGTTATCCGAAGAAGGCTGATCGCCTTGAAAAATTCCGGTCTTATACACAGAATCCAGTAAGGATAATCCTTTTTCGTACAGGTATTTTTTCTTGTAAGTATTTAAATGACCATTTTCCCAATGTGTATTAAATACTTTTTGGTAAGCTGATTTCTGTTGTTCGGCAATCTCAGGACGATAATTATAATATTCAGCAAAGGAACGAAGAATACTATCTGTTTCCGTGGCTATTTCAGATTCCGATTTTAGAATAGGTACATCAAACGGCGCATACAGATCTTTGTGCCCCCATATCTTTCCCTTCTGAAATTCATACGGATATTTTCCTTCCCTGGGAAACAATAAACAAATAACAACAACACTTATGATATACAACAATATAACATAAGTATGCGTACGTATAAAAAGTAAAAATCTTGACATTCTATTCAATTATATAATCATCCGGTTATTTCACCAGTTTTGATATTTCTTTAAATGTATCGGTCCCCGCTTCCCGGCACAATTCAAAAAGGATAGATTCAACGCTGCCGGTTACCGCACCTTCATCACGCATGCGTTTGATCCCGATACGTCTGTTCTCCGGAGTACGGGACGATATACAGTCCTCGATAATTACAGGTGTATAACCTGAATATATCAGGTCAATAGCCGTCTGCATCACACAAATATGTGACTCCACACCAGCCATGATCACATACTGCTTATTATTCAATGCTAAATTTTCCATAAAAGCAGGATGATCACAGCAACTGAAACATACCTTTTCGATAGGATGTACCGGATCCAGTAATTTTCGCAAAGATTCGACTGTTTCACCCAACCCCTTTCGATATTGTTCCATCCACAACAATGGTACTCCCAAAATCTTCAAACCACGTACCAGAATCTGTATGTTCCGGATTATTTTCTCATGATCATGTATCACCGGAATCAAACGCTCCTGAACATCAACGATCAATCCGATACTTTTTTCTTTATCAATCCTCATAATACATATTTCATACAAAATAAGGGAAAAACATTGGATAAAATTTCCAGAAATTCAAAAATATTCATCTCTTCCGCTAAAAATTGAATACAAAAATTGTTCCTCAATTTCATATTACATTTTGATATGTATGTGAAATTCAAAAAAATAATTATATTTGCATAAAGGAAAAGTCACAGAAAAGAACACAAATTACTCATTGATAACACAATGCACAATTAATTGATAATTAAAATAATAGCATATTTTAAAAAACGACAAAAAAAGTAAAACCTTTTTTATCCAAAAACATCAATAAATTAACCATTTTATAATCATTTACCAAAAATTAAAAATATTGTTCTATTTTTGAAGTTGACACAATCATTAAATTTAAATATAAACAGAAACGAATCAACCTGTCCTGATAAGGAAGTAATTTCAATACCATTATTTTATTGTAACATTTTCCATAAATCATTCTGCTATGAAGAAAAAGGATAACAGTAGATCCGATTTTGCAATATTGGGTACCAAAAGACTTCGAACAGAAAACGCTAAATTACGAAGCGAGGTAGACAGATTATCCAAAATCAATTCAAGATACAAACAAATCATTTCAAACATTTCGAACAGTGTTATAGCTATTGATATGTCTGGAGATATTGTAGACGTTAGTTCGACCAGACGTGATTCTCATACCGGACATGAAAAAATGATCGGAAATTCATTCTGGGATAAATATGAAGAGTTAAATCTTACGGAAGATATGATCCCACATCCGGAAAACGAGGAGAAAATGACCTTATTATATAATGCAGCCCAACAAAAAAGCCGCAAGCTTCACCAAATCACTCAAAATAACAAGACATCTACACAAAGGTGTATTGATTATTTTATGATAAAAGACAACAATGAAGAACTCATTTGTATCGTAACAAAAAATATCACTTCAGAAATACAGCAAAATTGTGCCTGTCTGCAGGAAAATAATATCCGGAAACCGGATACAGTGCATGAAAAATATACCTCTGCAAATAAAGAATTAGAAAAACAAATAGCAGAAAAAAATAAGGCCATTAGTGATTTAAAAGAAAACAGGATGATCTTCACAGCTTTCTTTGAACAATCCCGCGAAGGCATTTTGCTTCTTGATAAAACAGGAAAGATTCAACGATGTAATAAAAATGCAGAGACATTTCTTTCCTTGAACAAGAAACAATGCATCGGAAAATATCTTTGGGATATAGCACAAACAACATTGGCTAATCCCAGGCAATATGATGATTATAAGGATCATTACAAAATAATGATAGAAGATATTATTAAAAGTAAAAAAAATGATATTTTCCATGAAGAATATAATTTCCGGATCACACATTCCGGGACGCCCCGTTATATCCATACAATCCTTTTCCCGGTTGTTGTGGATGAAGAAAAATATATAGGCGCAATATTACAGGACAAGACGGAAATATATTTTTATCAACAGGAAGTAAAGGATTATAATGAAGAATTGGAAGCACTGGTCCGTAAAAAATCCCAGGCCTTATATGAAAATGAACAAAAACTACGGACGCTTAGTGATAATTTCCCTAATGGATTCATATTCCGTTTCGAAAAAAATACAGAAACATCAGAAATAAAATTTACCTACCTCAGTAAAGGATTTACAAAAATAACAGGCTTGGATCGGGAAAGTGTAATGAAAGATCCCTACATCTTATTTGAGCGGATGCCCCCGGATAGCTTGAACAAATTAGCTGAAATAGATAATATCAAATCAATTGATTTTATTTCAACTGCATTCCTTGGCGAAAATAACCGGGAACATAACTGGTATCATGTATCCGGCATTACACATCCCCAAAACAACCACATATTGGTCAACGACGGATTTGTTATGGATGTTACGGAGCAGATGGCATATCGCGAGGCATTAGAATTCAGCGAACATCGCTTAAAAACCATTGTCAGCAAACTTCAGGATATGGTTCTTGTCATGGATGCAAACGGTATCATTTCGTATGTTACACCTTCCTGCCGCAGCATAATCGGGTATGAAACGGATGATATCATTAATCAATCCATTTTTAAATATATACATCCGGAAGACAATCAAACGGTCAACCAATACATTAACTATGTACAAACATGTAATGAATTACCCGAATGTAGATACCGGTTTTATAAATCCAATGGCGAAATTGCCGAAGTAAAAGCCGCTATTGTTAACATGCTGTATGATCCTTATGTAAACGGACTGGTGGTTACCCATACCGATATTACTAAGCAAGTAGAAACTCAAAGACGTATGGAAAGAAGCCTGTTACGCCATCGCCTGTTAAATAACATATTAATACCCCTACAAAGGACTGAAGTGATTGACCCTGTGATACAAAATGCAATCAATCAATTCGGAAAATTTCTGAATATAGCCTGTATATCAGTATATGAGTTCGCTGATGATCTGAAAATCATGAAATGCCTGTTTGACTGGAGTGAAAATGATATATCTATTGTATCAAAAACATTCATGATTGAAGATGGAATCATATCCGAGGAAGTGACCATAGATCGTTTCTGGGAAAATGAGATCATCCACATCACTAATTTTAACCGGGTCAGTAAAGATGTAGTACTCCTCTTAAAAAGACGGAAGATCGAATCAACATTATTGATCCCATTATTTGTAGATGGGGGTATTTTCGGAATGGTTTCTTTTTCTGTTTGCGGAAAACGGGAATGGAAACATGACGAGGAAAGCCTTTTCCTTAGTTTCTCCCAAATATTGTCAAGCGCCCTTCAAAAGCAGAAAGCCGCAGCTTCTGAACTGGCTGCTCAACGCTATATTGCCCGGAACCTGGAACGACAGGAATTATTAAACAGGATTTTGACTCCTCTTCAGAAAGCAAAAAATATGGGTCAGAATATCCAGAAAGCATTAGGTGAGATCGGTCGTTATACCAATGTGAGCAGAGTATCAGTGCATGAAATAAGCAATGATATGATGTATTGGACCTACAGCTATGAGTGGTGCAATACAGGTATTGAACCTCAAATCGACAAATTTAAACGCCATTCATATGATACATACCGCTTTCTATTCCAATCACTGAAATCCGGACAATCTTTTTGCGTGTACGATGTAGAGAAGGCATCTCCTCCACTCAATGAAACACTAATGGTACAGGGGATCTGTTCTATCCTTTTCATACCCTTGTATATGGACGGTATCCTGAAAGGATGTATCAGCATCAGTGAATGCAGCTTTAAACGGCAATGGACGGATGATGAAATATCTCTTCTTAAAGGATTTGCACAAATATTGTCCAACTCCCTGCAGAAATTAAAAACCGAAATAAGCAAAGAAAATGCCCTTATGTCAATGATTACGGTTTTAGACAATACACCCCTGCATATCTATGTAACGGATGTCGTCAATAATGAATTATTGTTTGCCAACCAGAGAGTAAGAAAGACCATACACAACAGCATTGTTCATTCTTCCATCAATGATATTTATGGAGAAATTCCTGAAGAATTACAAAACGACAGGTCACACGATGTGGTGGCTTATGAACACTACAATCCGGGTAACAATATCTGGTTGCAGCAAAATGCCCTGAATTTTCAATGGATTGATGGGCGAATGGCCCATATCGTTACAGGAATCGATATTACCCAGCGGAAAAAAATGGAATTGGACTTAATAGAAGCAAAAAATAAAGCCGAAGAATCAGACAGGTTAAAATCTGCATTCCTGGCCAATATGTCGCATGAGATCCGTACACCCATGAATGCGATCATTGGTTTTTCCCAGTTAATTGTAGAAGAACATAGCTCCGAAGAAGGCAAGCAATACTCAGGTATCATTAAAGATAATTGTGATTTACTGCTCAAATTGATTGACGATATCATTGAATTATCAAAAATCGACTCGAATCAGGTGGATATTTCTTTAACATTTTGTGATTTGAACATTTTTCTAGATGAACTTGACGTTTTCTATAAAGAAGAATTACAAATCAGAAAAAAAAATGAGGTGAAGTTCATCTGCCACAAAACACCACAACTACCTGTCATTCTAACAGATACAATAATTTTGCGGCAAATCCTGGATAATTTACTGGATAATGCCATTAAATTTATTGATAAAGGACACATTAAAGTAACATGTGATATTCCCGATGACGGGTACATCCATTTTACAGTTTCGGATACCGGTATCGGTATCCCAGAAAACAAACAAGGGATCATTTTCGAACGTTTCCGGCAGGCGAAAGACAACAATATCCGGAACCTTTCCGGAACCGGATTAGGATTATCCATTTCTAAAAGTCTGGTACGACTGCTTGGTGGTGATATCCATTTCGATTCGAAGGAAGGAGAAGGGACATCTTTTCATTTTACCGTTCAACATCAATCTGTTGAATAAAATCAATACCTTACTGAATAAAAAAGAAGATATCCGTTTGGATATCTTCTTTTTTTAAAGCATTCACTCAGGGTCATTAATAATAATAGCCCAGCTTGAAATCAGCTATCTGCATGGTATTACTGGCTGAAGTCCATAAATCATACCTTACTTTGACATATTTGTAGGTAGATGTTACAGGAAGTGGTACATTTCCGCTTTCCATATTAGCTCCGGGAGCAAATACGCCTTTATCAGTCGGTTGAGTGGAATCGGCCGTTGAGCTTGTAGGTACAATCGGTTCGGCATTGATCTGCGTCCATTTGCTTTCATCTGTAATACAATCATCATCATTACTACCAAAGAAAGTTACACCCTGTGGTTTCAGACCAGCTCCGTTGCCTCCGTTTTCTCTGTAACGCATACTGAAATAATTAAATTGCTGAGGTGTAGTCGGATCCAAACGGATAATGAACCATGGCTTTTCATTGGGTTCAGTAATGCTGACTCCACCATTACTATGTGTGGCACCATCGGTAGCATCAGTACCGATACCTTTTACCATCGACAGATATGTGCGGCTGTCACTGTCAAAATGAGCACTTGGGCTGTTGGTCCCATCACCGGAAGTATTACTGAGTGCAGCGTTATTGTATGGTAAAAGATGTGACAAATACGGAGACTTATTCTTGTCATTTACCGATGATTTATAATTCACAGTCGCTATAGGATTTCCGGTTTCCTTATCTGTTTCCGGATCTGCATACCAATTGGTTCTATCCATATCAAAATACCTTGCTGTTGTATATTCCTGCATGGTAGTTGATACCGAAACATCATCAAATTGATATAATCTGAGACAATTGACTACAAGCGCATTATAGTCTGTTAATGTAATCGTATTGGAGGTAGTGGATTGCGATTTTTCTTCACCTGTTGTGATATCAACCCACCGGAATTCATAACCGGTCCAATAGCCATCATTTGGTACAGGCAAAGTAAAACTATTGGTCGGTTTATCAAATCCGGCATCTATTTCCGCTTCCGTTGCATTCATTACAAAATACTGCCAGGGGGACTGAAAAATGTCAGTGCCGCCTTCTTCTGGAATATAAGAAGTACGGTAACGGAACGAGCTTGCTTTGAAATCATTCAGGTAACCTACAGTATCAGAAGAATTGATTTGTACGAAAAAAGCATTGCCGTCCTGTTTCCACTCAAAATCCGTATATAAGACAGTCTGGTCGGCATTTTCCCTGTATACGATCTTCCGGTCTGCGCCAATCTGGTCATTTTTGATAATATTCCGGTTATTCAGGTATGATTCCCATACGGAACCGTACACTGTCGCAGTTACCGAAGTAGGAACAGAAGTATTACCTTCATCGTCCAGAATATATACTTCAAAAATATAAGAAGCTTCAGCCAGATCATTAATATAGAAATCTGTTGCTACAGAAGGATCAAATGGTTGCGTGTGGTGTCCTTGTTTATTCGACCAGTATATTTCAGCCTTAACACCACGTGGGTCTTCTAATTTAGGCCACATAAAACGGACACGGTTACGTTCGCCAATGGCTATTAACTCAGCTTCATCCAGTTTGGCAAGATAAGTGATCGGTCCATCGTCTACAAAATCTTTATAATTATCGTCTATAGGCGAACAGGCACCTGCAAGAACGATCAGGAATAAGAATAAATATCTGATATTATTCATGTTTTACAAATTAATATGAATGAAAATTTATTTATCTGAACCGAAAACACTTATTTCAGCCATCATAACTGCATTGGCTATTGTATTGGTAGAGAAGCATTTCAAAACCTGGATGCGTATATACCTGACTTTTCCGTCCGTAGCATCCAATGCCATTTCATGCCCTGCTTCTATCAATGCATCATCTTCAGCAGAACGGTCGTTATTTCCGGGATACGGCTCGAATGAGCCGTCGGCGCGGGAAATGTAGAAGATACCCAGATCCAGCCAGGCGGTGGGATCATTGATATCATCCACCAGTTCAGTAGGATCACTACCATTATATGTAGATGCGAATACGCGTACAATCTGCGGATGCCCGTTACGGAACTTATTGGCAGCGTCATTCCTGGGCCATATCAGTAAACGGCTCAGCATATACTGGGCTCCGAGATCAATGGTCACATGCTGCGGGAATGGGGCCAGGGGCTTGGTATGATAGCATGCTCCTGATGTGTGGCTTCCATCCCATAAATATCTGACTCCGGTGGTGGAACCGCTCCAGGTATGCATCTTATGCCCCCAGAAATTTGAAGGTAGTAATTGGCCAGTCTGGTCAGGTACAAAAGAACCATCACCATCCAGGTTGCACAACGCTACTTCTGCAAATTTATTCTTGGGTAATTCCATTTCAAACCAGGGTTTAACCGAGGCCTCTTTCATCGGGGACCAGTGTCCCCAGCGGTCGCGGACCTGTACGCCAAAATGTTGTAGTGTATCTGCCGCATGCCCTTTGTTATAGAATTGTATATTCGGACTTATCAAATAATCGGTACCTACTTCGACATATTCGTTCATTACGGTATCTTTTTTAAAGGTACGGAAAGTAAGTTTCGCCATCGTTTCATTTTCAGAAACAACACGGACACCTAAAAAGTAAGGCAGGATATTCATTTCATCATATGCAACCAGGTATGGAGGACGAGCCGGATTGACGGTCGCCTCTACCGGTTCGGAATAGGTTCCGCCGTCGCTGATGGAATACAGTTTTACATTATATGTACCTTCGGCGCCAAAACCGTCCACCAGGATAGAGTCGGTATAGAACGAGGCTGTGGCATCGTATTCGATGCCGTCATCGGTGGTCCATACAGCTTTTACATACTTCAGATGCTTGTCGTTCGGGCGGTCGTAATAAATAACGGAAGCCCCGCTGATATCCCTGACCCCGGTAACCGTTACCTGTTTCGGAACTTCGGTACTCCCCTTAGGAGTGTTTAAATCATCTTCTTTACAAGAATAAAGCCATAAACAGGCTGTAATAAATAGAATAATATATCGTGTCATTATTATATAATTAAAAGGTTACCAACCGTAATTTTGAAGTGTATTACTGTTTCGCAGAATTTCTCCGTCATGTATCGGCCAGAAATAATCCTTAGGGGTAAATTTACGGGTATATATCCATGTTTCGGAAAAATATTCCACAGGGTCTGATGCGGTCAGGTTCCAACCGGTAATCGGTTTATTGTATTCGCTCATAGCTGTTTTCCAGCGACGGATATCCCAGAAACGGTGTCCTTCAAATACAAATTCGATCAATGTTTCCTGTTGGATAATATCCCTGAGGCCGGCTTGGCGCGTATATTTTCCGGGATCATTGGAATAATTGTTCCATGACTCGGCTACTCCTTTCAGACCGGCTCGATCCCTTACTATATCGATATAACTAATGGCCTCATTCCTTGCATCCTGTGTATTATATGCTTCGTTAAGCGCTTCGGCATACATCAGATAAAGTTCAGGCAAACGAAAGGCCGGAAACGGATACAGGGTATAGGTTACCGTGGTAGATGCGGAACATACGGTCAGCCAGTGAAGTTGTTTTTTAGGCCACATACCGGTCATATTCCATGAATGCCCGATTTGATTTTGGGTATATTCACCGGCACGGGCATGGGGCGCCTGCCCTGTTTCACTGGTGTTGCCCTGACCGAACCAGATGCCGCGGTCGAAACCAACACTGGCATACAAACGGGGTTCACGGTCGAAAAACATTCCGGCTGTCCGTTCGCCTGTCTGCAGGTAATACAATTGGTCGAGACCGGCGACACGGGGTGTGAAACGTTCGTTATAATTCCACGTTTTGTCTTCGGTGATCGGCACACCGTTCTTGGTATAAAATTGATTTACGATCTTCAATGGTACGGCATAATTGTTCCGGTTGGAGGTCTGTCCGCTGGCATTGGTCGCATTAAAATCCCTGGGATATGCCTGTAACTGGTATGCCTGTGGCCAGTTACGGGAATCGGCCCAGAGTACTTCCTCGTTCCACCTTTCCACAAATGATCCCCTGATACTGAGCTTAAGCCTCGTCTGTTCGGAAATATTACCAAATTGGGTACCGGTATAACGGTACAGCTTATCGATCCCTATATCGGGATTATGATAGAAATCAATGGCATCCTTACAAGCCTGTGCGGCGCGTACCCATAATTCCCTTCTTTCTTCTTCGGTTTTATTGGGATTGAAGATCTCGATACCCCGTTTATCCTTCAGGCCGATATAATCCGTATTACCATTGTACAAAGGGCTTGCAAAAGTCACCAGCATTTTGGCTTTCATCATCAGCGCTACCCCCCTGGTGATCCGCCCTAACTCGGTTGCCTGATCCTGAACTGTGACCATCAGGTGGTTACGATTGATAGTAGCGTCAATTTTACTGATGCAATATTCCACACATTCGTCCATGGTATTACGAAATACATGGGTAGTCTCAGTGTCATCCTGTACATCCAGGTTCACATCCTTAATAGGAATAGGCCCGTACATCCTGATCAGAAAAAAATGCAACCAGGTTTTGATTACTTCAACTTCAGCTATCCAACGATTTCGTTCATCTTCGGTCATATCGGGAACACGCCCGATATTGGCAAGAAAGATATTACAATCGCTGATACCACGGTAGAGTGGTTTTCCACCCAAATTATCTGATGTCCGCCAAAAATCAAAGTACGGATTATTGGACCTTTGATTACCTAAAGCAAGGTATTTGGCATTGTTGGCCGCTGTATATTCGGTAGCCAACCAGATTTCATCGCCGCCCAGCAATGTAGGGTCTCCGTCGTATCCCCCGACAGCCGGCAAATATGAATAGCAGGTAAAAAAGAACTTTTCAGCCTGCGAACGCATTGAAAATGCGTTATCCTCAATGGTGGCGATCATATCGGGTACGATATCGAGGTAGTCGCACGCCGAAGCCATACAAACCGATAAAATGATAATGATATGTTTTATTTTTTTCATTGTTCTATGATTAAAATGTGATAAAAATACCCAGGTTATAGGTACGCTGAATAGGATATGCCAGTCCGTTACCGGCCATTTCCGGATCCCAATCTTTGAATTTGCTAAAATAAAATACATTATTGCATGTAGCGTATACACGTAAGGTACTCATGTGTATTTTCTGGGTGATTCTTTCGGGTAAGGTATAGCCCAGTTCTACCGATTTAAGACGCAGAAACGATCCGTCACGCAGGAACCATGTATTATTTTGATCATTGTGTGTAACCTGAGTTCTTGCAGTTGCCAGGCGCGGCCATGTCGCATAAGGATTACGGTTGGATTCACTCCAGTAATCGTCGGCAATAAATTGCATCAGTGAATTATGTCCTACTACGCTTCCAGGATTACCATTGGTGCCTGTAGTATTAAAGAAAGGCGATGTTGAATTATAATTAATCATAAACGACCGGCGATGGAGTCCGTTAAAGAAAAAGGAAAAATCGAATCCCTTATATCCCATGGAAGCGCCGAACCCATATTGTATTTCAGGTTTAGAAGGATAGCCGATGGGTGCCATGTCGCGATCGCTGATAACACCATCACCGTTCAGGTCACGATATTTAATATCGCCGGCCCGTACCTGGGTGCTACCGAATTGTTGAGGGGAATTGACAACATCGGCATCATCGATAAACAGTCCTTCCGCCAGATAGCCATATATCTGGTCAACATTATTCCCTATGCGTAACTTCCACCATTCCGTTTCATAATCATAATCTTCATACTTGGTATATTTATTTTTGGTATATGTGAAATTGATACGGCTCTGTACCCAGAAATTGCCTGCGGTTAAACTTTGTGTGACGGAAAGATCCGTCCCCTTACCTTTTACTTCACCCAGATTTGCCTTCGGATTCACCCATAAGCCCATAGAATAGGGAATAGTCGTACGATCCTGCAGGATATTCGTCCGTTTTTCGGTAAAGTATTCCCAGACAATGTCTAAATTTCCAAAGAGGGATAATTCCATAGCTATATTCGCTTTGTGGGATACTTCCCAGGTAATATCGGGATCGGCATACCGGCTGATAGAAATACCGGGACGGATATAACCATTCTGCTCGTAGCCGAATCTATAAGCAGTACTGCCTGAATTAAGGCTCACATCCGAAAGGTAGAGGAAACGCTCTCTACTTATATTGTCATTACCTACAAGCCCATAAGAACCACGGAATTTTAACTGGGTGATCGTTGATTTCAATGGTGCGAAAAATTCCTCGTTAGAAACCATCCATCCTGCGCTGATAGATGGAAAAAATCCCCAGCGATGCTTGGTGGAAAACCGCTCGGAACCATTGTATCCGAAGTTACCTTCTACGAAATACCTGCTTTTATATCCGTATGATAACCTTCCGGCCAGGCCCACATTCCTGAAAGGCAATGATCCTAATACGGTTCCTGATGAAGTAGCAGGAACTGTCCTATTTCGCAAGGTAAAAATCAATTGGGCGCTCACATCATGTATATCCTGAAAGGTCTGGGTATAAAGGGCGGCCGATTCAAAATAGGTGGTTTTTATAATTTCCGGGAGAGAAATGAATGATGACAGACTTTCCCCATCGGCGTCCGGATTAATGATCGCCACCTCGTATTCTCCGGTCAGATAATTCTGATCGATTAATTTATAAAAATACGGATCATACTCACGTGCTATCTGGTCCGTTGCCTCCCGTTTGGTATTAAATAACGCCCTGACAGAAAGTCCGTCAAGAAGAAAATCTAATTTCTGATTTAACTCCACTTGAGCGCCCATTACCGATTTACTGCGTTCACGGTACCCTTTCACCATTTCCGCATAAGGATTCAGGTACTGACCATCGCCGGCATTACCGAACATCGTGTGAGTTACATACCTATGGTCTTCGTCAACTGGATAATATGCGGGAAACAACACGGGGTTACTTTTCATGATCAGGTTGTACATATAGTTTCCTCCTGTTTGATCCTGCGGGGCATAAGGGCCTTCAAGGTCTTCAAAAGTTCCGTCCAACCTCACTTTCAATTCGGTCGTCTTGGTAACATTTATATTTACATTGGAACGTAAACTGTATACATCCAGTTTAATATTGTTG is from Bacteroidales bacterium and encodes:
- a CDS encoding HDIG domain-containing protein, coding for MSRFLLFIRTHTYVILLYIISVVVICLLFPREGKYPYEFQKGKIWGHKDLYAPFDVPILKSESEIATETDSILRSFAEYYNYRPEIAEQQKSAYQKVFNTHWENGHLNTYKKKYLYEKGLSLLDSVYKTGIFQGDQPSSDNLSKQVMIIRNNVGEEMNRSDVFTPKTAYSLIISQLDLMEHEEERNFLKGLDLNEFLQPNVFYNAEITNTAKSESIKKISPTKGVIPTNRKIIANGEIVNDEKFIQLTSLKYEFEHKVGTSGNFSQILVGQISVITLCFMLVYIYLMFFRKDIFRSTLRTGFLLLMMVMFVGISCLVVRNGYFSLYNLPFILIPIIICTFFDARTATFIFMVSTLLIGFLAPNGFEFIFLNFIAGIVGIVNVQAIYRRGTLFRAVLWIIATYSVTYTALIMMQGIKFSQIEWMNYVRFGISGALLFVAYPSIFIFEKIFGFISDITLMELSDTNQPLLRKLSEVAPGTFQHSLQVANISEEVIQKIGGNPLLMRTGALYHDIGKISRPAYFIENQSGGRNPHEDISPENSAQIIIEHVSNGVEIAKKNRIPQHIINFIRTHHGTTTVRFFYHQYQKQHPDQKIDRSKFTYPGPIPFSKEMVILMMCDSIEAASRSLKEINQASISDLVDNIVNYQVLEDQYNDANITYREINTAKQIIKNRLMNIYHVRIEYPKD
- a CDS encoding hydrolase; this encodes MRIDKEKSIGLIVDVQERLIPVIHDHEKIIRNIQILVRGLKILGVPLLWMEQYRKGLGETVESLRKLLDPVHPIEKVCFSCCDHPAFMENLALNNKQYVIMAGVESHICVMQTAIDLIYSGYTPVIIEDCISSRTPENRRIGIKRMRDEGAVTGSVESILFELCREAGTDTFKEISKLVK
- a CDS encoding PAS domain S-box protein; the protein is MKKKDNSRSDFAILGTKRLRTENAKLRSEVDRLSKINSRYKQIISNISNSVIAIDMSGDIVDVSSTRRDSHTGHEKMIGNSFWDKYEELNLTEDMIPHPENEEKMTLLYNAAQQKSRKLHQITQNNKTSTQRCIDYFMIKDNNEELICIVTKNITSEIQQNCACLQENNIRKPDTVHEKYTSANKELEKQIAEKNKAISDLKENRMIFTAFFEQSREGILLLDKTGKIQRCNKNAETFLSLNKKQCIGKYLWDIAQTTLANPRQYDDYKDHYKIMIEDIIKSKKNDIFHEEYNFRITHSGTPRYIHTILFPVVVDEEKYIGAILQDKTEIYFYQQEVKDYNEELEALVRKKSQALYENEQKLRTLSDNFPNGFIFRFEKNTETSEIKFTYLSKGFTKITGLDRESVMKDPYILFERMPPDSLNKLAEIDNIKSIDFISTAFLGENNREHNWYHVSGITHPQNNHILVNDGFVMDVTEQMAYREALEFSEHRLKTIVSKLQDMVLVMDANGIISYVTPSCRSIIGYETDDIINQSIFKYIHPEDNQTVNQYINYVQTCNELPECRYRFYKSNGEIAEVKAAIVNMLYDPYVNGLVVTHTDITKQVETQRRMERSLLRHRLLNNILIPLQRTEVIDPVIQNAINQFGKFLNIACISVYEFADDLKIMKCLFDWSENDISIVSKTFMIEDGIISEEVTIDRFWENEIIHITNFNRVSKDVVLLLKRRKIESTLLIPLFVDGGIFGMVSFSVCGKREWKHDEESLFLSFSQILSSALQKQKAAASELAAQRYIARNLERQELLNRILTPLQKAKNMGQNIQKALGEIGRYTNVSRVSVHEISNDMMYWTYSYEWCNTGIEPQIDKFKRHSYDTYRFLFQSLKSGQSFCVYDVEKASPPLNETLMVQGICSILFIPLYMDGILKGCISISECSFKRQWTDDEISLLKGFAQILSNSLQKLKTEISKENALMSMITVLDNTPLHIYVTDVVNNELLFANQRVRKTIHNSIVHSSINDIYGEIPEELQNDRSHDVVAYEHYNPGNNIWLQQNALNFQWIDGRMAHIVTGIDITQRKKMELDLIEAKNKAEESDRLKSAFLANMSHEIRTPMNAIIGFSQLIVEEHSSEEGKQYSGIIKDNCDLLLKLIDDIIELSKIDSNQVDISLTFCDLNIFLDELDVFYKEELQIRKKNEVKFICHKTPQLPVILTDTIILRQILDNLLDNAIKFIDKGHIKVTCDIPDDGYIHFTVSDTGIGIPENKQGIIFERFRQAKDNNIRNLSGTGLGLSISKSLVRLLGGDIHFDSKEGEGTSFHFTVQHQSVE